Proteins encoded together in one Candidatus Baltobacteraceae bacterium window:
- a CDS encoding uL14 family ribosomal protein, whose translation CVIVRMRKETRRKDGTYIRFDTNAAVLISEIGEPVGTRVFGPVARELRDKKFMKIVSLAPEVI comes from the coding sequence TGCGTGATCGTGCGGATGCGCAAGGAAACGCGCCGCAAGGACGGGACCTATATCCGATTCGACACCAACGCGGCGGTGCTGATCAGCGAAATCGGCGAGCCGGTGGGCACCCGCGTGTTCGGCCCCGTCGCTCGCGAACTACGGGACAAGAAATTTATGAAGATCGTATCGCTCGCGCCGGAGGTGATCTAA